One genomic segment of Candidatus Cloacimonadota bacterium includes these proteins:
- the tnpB gene encoding IS66 family insertion sequence element accessory protein TnpB (TnpB, as the term is used for proteins encoded by IS66 family insertion elements, is considered an accessory protein, since TnpC, encoded by a neighboring gene, is a DDE family transposase.), translating to MFTLSSSNKFHLYSQPTDMRKSFDGLSGLIQNTLESNPCNGDVFIFINKRRDKIKLLHWQGVSFALYYKRLEEGTFELPNYDVEVGSIVLSYTQIVMLIDGLSIKNIEKRKSYNPNI from the coding sequence ATGTTTACTTTATCCTCAAGCAACAAATTTCACTTGTACAGTCAGCCAACTGATATGCGAAAAAGTTTCGACGGCTTATCAGGACTCATACAAAACACCTTGGAGAGTAATCCTTGTAATGGAGATGTGTTTATCTTTATTAATAAACGGCGAGACAAAATTAAATTGCTGCACTGGCAAGGGGTTAGTTTTGCATTATATTATAAACGATTGGAGGAAGGCACTTTTGAACTTCCCAATTATGATGTAGAAGTAGGAAGCATAGTATTAAGTTATACCCAAATAGTAATGCTTATAGATGGTTTAAGCATTAAAAACATTGAAAAAAGAAAATCGTATAATCCAAATATTTAG